The following proteins are encoded in a genomic region of Brachypodium distachyon strain Bd21 chromosome 1, Brachypodium_distachyon_v3.0, whole genome shotgun sequence:
- the LOC112270728 gene encoding dirigent protein 1-like, with protein sequence MRMPQLLVNLHFYMHDITGGPGQTAARIVTGSAQHPGKLPGTFFGDTTAIDDLLTDGPGPASRPVGRAQGTYVLAAMDAPVLAVSATLKLTDGEYNGSTVVVAGRDDVLEPLRELAVVGGTGRLRRADGYVVWRTAQMLSPDHAVLELDVHATVPATSL encoded by the exons ATGCGGATGCCACAGCTG CTGGTGAACCTCCATTTCTACATGCACGACATCACGGGCGGCCCAGggcagacggcggcgcgcaTCGTGACCGGCTCGGCCCAGCACCCGGGCAAGCTTCCGGGGACCTTCTTCGGCGACACGACGGCGATCGATGACTTGCTGACGgacggcccaggcccggcGTCGAGGCCCGTGGGCCGGGCCCAGGGCACGTACGTGCTGGCTGCCATGGACGCGCCCGTGCTGGCCGTCAGCGCCACGCTCAAGCTCACGGATGGCGAATACAACGGGAGCACGGTGGTCGTGGCCGGAAGGGACGACGTGTTGGAGCCGTTGAGGGAGCTCGCGGTGGTCGGCGGGACCGGGAGGCTCCGGCGGGCCGACGGGTACGTGGTGTGGAGGACGGCCCAGATGCTGTCGCCGGACCACGCCGTGCTCGAGCTCGACGTCCACGCCACCGTGCCGGCCACGTCCTTGTGA